One segment of Anatilimnocola aggregata DNA contains the following:
- a CDS encoding DUF1501 domain-containing protein, with protein sequence MPAAHPVSRRQMLQRSAAGFGYLALSSLLAGDQPVSAAIPLAPKSPHFPARAKRIIFLFMKGGPSQVDTFDPKPLLQEKDGQPVPFAKPRVQFAPTGNLLKSPWKFQKYGESGIEVSELFPQVAKCVDDLCIINSLHGSNAAHGGALLKMHTGSDSFSRPSMGSWVTYGLGTENQDLPGFVTICPTLAHGGVKNWSSAFLPAPYSGTPLGNASIPATQAQVRYLRNAAVDRGQQRRELDLLAEINREHLQTTGPDQALEGRIDSFELAFRMQAAFPEIEDLGRESAATRTAYGLDDKVTENFGRQCLLARRFVERGVRFVQVTHSDAAVQWDQHGNLKAGHSKNALEVDRPIAALLQDLKLRGLLDDTLVLWGGEFGRTPVAQGTDGRDHNPEGFTMWLAGGGVKSGFKYGATDEFGYYAVENKVHVHDLHATLLHLLGLDHERLTYRYAGRDFRLTDVSGHVVKGILA encoded by the coding sequence ATGCCCGCCGCACATCCGGTTTCTCGCCGGCAAATGCTCCAGCGCTCCGCAGCTGGTTTTGGCTACCTCGCCCTCTCGTCGCTCTTAGCCGGTGACCAGCCCGTTTCCGCCGCCATTCCCTTAGCGCCAAAGTCGCCGCACTTTCCGGCGCGGGCCAAGCGCATCATCTTTTTGTTCATGAAAGGTGGGCCATCGCAGGTCGATACCTTCGACCCCAAACCGCTGCTGCAAGAGAAGGACGGCCAACCCGTGCCGTTCGCCAAGCCACGCGTGCAATTTGCTCCCACGGGTAACTTGCTCAAGTCGCCTTGGAAGTTTCAGAAGTACGGCGAGAGTGGCATCGAAGTCAGCGAACTCTTCCCTCAGGTGGCCAAGTGCGTCGACGACCTCTGCATTATCAACTCGCTGCATGGCTCGAATGCCGCCCACGGCGGTGCCCTGCTGAAGATGCATACCGGCAGCGATTCGTTCAGTCGGCCCAGCATGGGCTCGTGGGTGACTTATGGCCTCGGTACCGAGAATCAAGATCTTCCCGGCTTTGTGACCATTTGTCCCACGCTTGCGCACGGTGGCGTAAAAAACTGGAGCTCCGCGTTTTTGCCAGCCCCCTATTCGGGCACTCCGCTAGGCAATGCGAGCATTCCAGCCACGCAGGCCCAAGTGCGATACTTGAGGAATGCCGCCGTCGATCGTGGCCAGCAGCGGCGCGAACTCGACCTGCTTGCCGAAATCAATCGCGAGCATTTGCAAACGACGGGGCCCGATCAGGCACTCGAAGGTCGCATCGATTCGTTTGAGCTCGCTTTTCGCATGCAGGCTGCCTTTCCCGAAATCGAAGATCTCGGGCGCGAATCAGCTGCCACGCGCACTGCCTATGGTCTCGACGACAAGGTGACAGAGAACTTTGGCCGTCAGTGCTTGCTCGCCCGGCGGTTCGTCGAGCGCGGCGTCCGTTTTGTGCAAGTCACGCACAGCGATGCTGCCGTGCAATGGGATCAGCACGGAAATCTGAAAGCGGGGCATTCGAAGAATGCGCTGGAAGTCGACCGCCCCATCGCCGCGCTCTTACAAGATCTGAAACTCCGCGGACTGCTCGACGATACGCTGGTCTTGTGGGGCGGCGAATTCGGTCGCACGCCTGTTGCGCAAGGGACCGACGGTCGCGATCACAACCCGGAAGGCTTCACCATGTGGCTGGCCGGTGGCGGCGTGAAATCGGGCTTTAAGTACGGCGCGACCGACGAATTCGGTTACTATGCCGTCGAGAATAAAGTTCACGTGCACGATCTGCACGCGACACTGCTCCACCTGCTCGGGCTCGATCATGAACGACTCACCTACCGCTACGCCGGTCGCGATTTCCGCCTCACCGATGTTTCTGGCCACGTGGTTAAAGGCATTTTGGCTTGA